One genomic segment of Candidatus Nitrosocosmicus arcticus includes these proteins:
- a CDS encoding alpha/beta hydrolase, producing MEKVIPILEKSGYNVIAVQLALHSSNDDINTVKRAINFINGSTILEGHSYGGLVITNAAYGNPEVKGLVYLAAFAPDESQSMVDFINSSKFPKGFLKFDNEAFSYRSRDVPSDCLQDIDLTEAKVLAATQKPTDKSIPISNLVPLVGYIYPLVMKYQRTI from the coding sequence ATGGAGAAGGTAATCCCGATACTAGAAAAATCAGGATATAACGTTATCGCCGTCCAACTTGCGCTACATTCATCAAATGATGACATAAATACAGTAAAGCGTGCAATTAATTTTATAAATGGGTCAACCATACTCGAGGGACATTCTTACGGTGGACTTGTGATTACCAATGCAGCCTATGGGAATCCAGAAGTAAAAGGGCTAGTTTATCTCGCTGCATTCGCACCGGATGAGAGCCAATCAATGGTCGATTTCATCAATTCAAGCAAGTTTCCTAAGGGGTTTCTCAAATTTGACAATGAAGCGTTCTCATATAGATCAAGAGATGTTCCATCAGATTGTCTGCAGGATATTGATTTGACGGAAGCCAAAGTATTAGCAGCAACACAGAAACCAACAGACAAGTCAATTCCCATCTCAAATCTGGTCCCCCTGGTTGGATACATTTACCCACTTGTTATGAAATATCAGAGAACGATTTGA
- a CDS encoding cupin domain-containing protein — translation MKDKPFDFHGATFTIKVLTSETNGHYTVLDVIHPPNIGPAIHVHPKGSETFYIIEGDYEFILDGRVVTGKAGDVIFIQKEFHIDLL, via the coding sequence GTGAAGGACAAACCATTTGATTTTCATGGAGCGACTTTTACTATTAAGGTTCTTACTTCTGAGACAAACGGTCACTATACTGTTTTGGATGTAATTCATCCACCTAATATCGGTCCCGCAATACATGTGCATCCTAAAGGTTCAGAAACCTTTTACATAATTGAAGGAGATTATGAATTCATTTTAGATGGAAGGGTGGTAACTGGTAAAGCTGGAGATGTAATCTTTATTCAAAAGGAATTTCACATAGATTTACTGTAG
- a CDS encoding MEDS domain-containing protein — translation MDIEKAADTISESDYGTHTLVVYEDLEKLREFYSYYVKKRIEERNEVIQLAPFYESEDSVRKSLSEGHISIDLEKWEKEEKSLIIVDSLKKYFGDETVESSYISSRNLVQDAKMMGKSGVSILGDMGAFPYKHRIQELVDYELFLPSHYDIDMKGICLYHQKDFNRLSEEQKQKVIDHHERSLKI, via the coding sequence ATGGATATAGAAAAGGCTGCTGATACTATTTCAGAATCAGATTATGGGACTCATACATTGGTTGTTTATGAGGACTTGGAGAAACTAAGAGAGTTTTATTCTTATTATGTAAAAAAAAGGATTGAGGAAAGAAACGAAGTAATTCAACTAGCACCATTCTATGAATCTGAAGATTCTGTTAGAAAATCTCTGTCGGAAGGGCATATTTCTATAGACTTAGAGAAATGGGAAAAAGAGGAAAAATCATTAATAATTGTCGATTCGTTAAAGAAATATTTTGGTGATGAAACTGTAGAATCTAGTTATATCTCTAGTAGAAATTTAGTACAAGATGCCAAGATGATGGGAAAATCCGGTGTATCAATTTTAGGCGATATGGGTGCCTTTCCTTACAAGCATCGTATACAGGAACTTGTTGACTACGAGTTGTTTTTACCTTCTCATTACGATATTGATATGAAGGGTATATGCTTGTATCATCAAAAAGATTTTAATAGATTGTCAGAAGAACAAAAACAAAAGGTAATTGATCATCATGAAAGATCTCTAAAAATATGA